In one window of Tubulanus polymorphus chromosome 3, tnTubPoly1.2, whole genome shotgun sequence DNA:
- the LOC141901972 gene encoding uncharacterized protein LOC141901972: MKYFKTSFVNQEFADIVGLVCVERWRMGKSVYIGLLIWLSFAARIEPVKWTVIVITGHEHYGGITGDIYLNIFGEKGQKKMMYYNEFSRYKTSVVTMEAEMRTPKRVVLELRLTYYAHDKGWIPKKVILRRQINGTEVSYTFACNGRWMYSGYVQILHNPVVSPPDFKDYFMRMNSTTERPTDGVTGTFDNRTTTTADSTTAEPTTLGQMSAITWMTIFLPIGGVLVVLVVVICAVLVVRRRKRPSQAPGQRMSEMYTTPITLATTNEEATYSEVSFATHFQKR; encoded by the exons atgaaatatttcaaaaccagTTTTGTCAATCAGGAATTTGCTGACATAGTGGGTTTAGTCTGCGTGGAACGGTGGAGAATGGGTAAATCAGTTTACATCGGTCTACTGATTTGGCTTAGTTTTGCCGCACGTATCGAACCCG TGAAATGGACGGTTATCGTGATCACTGGACATGAGCATTATGGCGGAATCACCGGTGATATTTATCTCAACATATTCGGGGAAAAGGGACAGAAAAAGATGATGTATTATAATGAATTCTCGCGATACAAGACGTCCGTAGTAACGATGGAAGCGGAAATGAGAACTCCTAAACGCGTCGTGTTAGAATTGAGATTGACGTACTACGCGCACGATAAAGGCTGGATACCGAAAAAG GTCATACTCCGGCGACAAATAAACGGAACTGAAGTATCTTATACATTCGCGTGTAACGGTCGATGGATGTATAGCGGTTACGTACAAATCTTACATAATCCGGTTGTTTCGCCACCTG ATTTCAAAGATTATTTCATGCGTATGAATAGCACTACCGAACGTCCTACAGATGGCGTAACTG GTACATTCGACAATCGGACCACAACCACAGCCGATTCTACAACTGCAG AACCAACAACCCTAGGCCAAATGAGTGCAATCACGTGGATGACGATATTTCTACCGATAGGTGGTGTGCTAGTCGTGTTGGTGGTTGTCATTTGTGCCGTCCTGGTCGTTCGTCGTCGCAAACGACCATCCCAGGCGCCAG GTCAACGCATGAGCGAAATGTACACTACTCCAATAACGCTGGCCACAACTAATGAGGAGGCTACTTACAGCGAGGTTAGCTTTGCTACACACTTCCAGAAACGTTAA